The sequence CGCCGGCGCCCAAGCCCGCCGACGCCGCGCGCCGCCTCCGCATCGGCCTCCTCTCCCCCGACTTCCGCGCCCACGCCGTCGCCACCTTCATCGAGCCCTGGCTCACCCACCACGACCGCGAGCAGTTCGAGATCACCTGCTACTCCAGCGGCGGCGCCGAGGACGACGTCACCGCGCGATTCAAGAAACTCGCCGCGCGGTGGCGCCCCGCGACCGAGCCCGACCACGCCGCCCTCGCCCGCAGGATCCGCGCCGACGGCATCGACATCCTCTTCGAACTCAGCGGCCTGACCCAGCTCAACCGCCTCGCCTCCATCGCCCTCCGCGCGGCGCCAATGCAGATCTCCGCGATCGGCTACCCCAACACCACCGGCCTGCGCCAGGTCGACTACCGCCTCGTCGATTCCCTCACCGACCCCGCCGGCGCCGAACTGCTGCACACCGAGCGGCTGCTCCGCCTCGATCCCTGCTTCACCTGCTTCCGGCCGCCGGATTCCCCGCCCGACGTCGCCGACCGCTCCGCCGCCGGAGCGGTGGTCTTCGGCTGCTTCGGCTCCATGCTCAAGATCAACGACCAGATGGTCCGCCTCTGGTCCCGCGTGCTCGAGGCCACGCCCGGCTCCCGCCTGCTCATCAAGAACCACGCCCTCTCCGAGCCCGCGATGCGCGACGAACTCGCCGAACGGTTCGAGATGCTCGGCGTGGGCCGCGACCGCCTCTCCCTGGTTCCCCCCGCCCCGGGCTACTCCGGCCACCTCGCGGCGTACTCCGAGGTGGACATCGCCCTCGACACCTTCCCCTACAACGGCACCACCACCACCTGCGAGGCCTCCCTCATGGGCGTCCCGACGGTCACCCTCGTGGGCGACGTCCACGCCGCCCGCGTCGGCCTCACCCTGCTCGCCTCCCTGCGACAGCGCGACCTCGCGGCGGCCAGCGAAGACCAGTACATCGCGCTCGCATCAGCCCTCGCCGCGGACGGTCCGCGCCGGGCCGATCTGCGCCGCTCGCTCCGCGGCGCGCTCCTCGCCAGCCCCCTGTGCAACGGCGAGGCCTACTCCAAACGCCTCGAATCGGCCCTGCGGAGCGCCTGGGCCGAGCTGTGCGGATCCACGGTGCAGCCATGCCCTCCCCACGCGTAGAACAGGCTCTGGCGCAGTTCAACGCCGGCAAGCGCGAGCAGGCGCGGGCCTCGCTCCTCGCCCTGGTCCAGCGATCGCCGACCGACTTCGCCGCCCAGCGTGCCCTCGCGTGGGTGCTCCTCCAACTCGGCCAGCCCGGTCAGGCCGCGTTCATCGGCGAGCGCGTCCGCGCCCTGGCCAAGCCCACCCGCGACGACCTCGCCGGGCTCATCGAGATCGGCTGGACCTTCCACGACGGCGGCCGCAGAGCCGACGGCGAAGCGTGCGCCCGGCGCGCCTGCACGCTCGCCCCCTCCGATCCCGCCGCACTCGAGGCGCTCCTGCTGATGCTCCAGGCCCGCTTTGCCTACCCCGAGATGGAGGCCCACTGCCGCGCCATGATCGCCGCCACCGGCCCCACGCCCCTCCTCCAGACCCACCTCGCCAACGCCCTCCTTGCCATGGGCGAGTCCGAGGCCGCGGCTGCCCTCGCCCGTGAAGTCCTCGCCGCAGACCCCGCCAGCGTCGCCGCCGCGCACGCCCTCGCCGCCACCCTCAACTACGTCGACAGCGCCACCCCCGACCAGATCCTCGAGTCCCACACCCACTTCGGCCGCCTGCTCACGGCGGGCATCAAGCCCCTTGCCCCACGCCCACCGGGCCCCTCCGACGCCGATCGCCCCCCGCGCCTCGGCCTGGTCTCCCCCGACTTCCGCGCCCATTCCGTCGCCTCGTTCGTCGAGTCATTCCTGCCGCACCTCAAGGGCCGCCTCGACGTCGTGTGCTACTACACCGGATTCACCGTCGACGACTCCACCCGCCGCATCGCCGCCGCTGCGGGCCTCTGGCATCACGTCAACACCCTCGGCGACGCCGACCTCGCCTCGCTCATCCGCGAAGACCGCATCGACGTCCTCATCGACCTCTGCGGCCTCTTCGCCCGCGGCCGCCTCCGCGTCTTCCAGATGCGCCCCGCCCCGGTGCAGGCGACCTACATCGGATACCCCAACACCACCGGGCTCACCGCCATCGACTACCGCCTCGTCGATTCCCACACCGACCCGCCCGGCTCCGAGCGTCTCGCGACCGAGTCCCTCCGACGCCTCGATCCCTGCTTCCTCTGCTACGCCCCCCCGGCCAATCCGCCCCCCGTGGAACGCCTCACCACCGACGACCCCGGCGGCGTCGTCTTCGGCTCGTTCAACAACCTGCAGAAGTTCACCGACTCCACTCTCGCGATGTGGAGCCGCGTGATCGCCGCCGTCCCGGGCTCCCGGCTCCTTCTGAAAAACAACGCCTTCACTGATGAGAGCGTCCGCGCCCGCATCCGCGCGGCCCTCGACCGGCACGGCCTCCGCCTCGAGAGCATCGAGATCCTCGGCCGCATCGACGATCCCATGCAGCACCTGACCGCCTACCGCCGAATCGACATCGCCCTCGACACCTTCCCCTACAACGGCACCACCACCACCTGCGAGGCCCTGCTGATGGGCGTCCCCGTCGTCACCCTCGCCGGCGACCGCCACGCCGCCCGCGTCGGCGTCAGCCTCCTCGCGGCCGTCGGTCTCGACTCCCTCGTCGCCGCCACCCCCGATCAGTTCGTCGCCATCGCGACCGCTCTCGCCGCCGACACCGACCGCCGCCGCGCCTTCCGCAGCTCCCTCCGCCCCACTCTCCTCGCCTCCCCGCTCTGCGACGCCGCCGGCTTCGCCCGCCGGTTCGAAGAGGCCGTCACGGCGATGTGGCGCCAGGCCGTCGCCGCCCGCGCCCCGGCGGCGGCCCCGCCCAGCCCCCAATAGAAAACGGGACGCCCCTTCAAGGGAGCGTCCCGTCGTCATTCACTCATTCAGCACGCGGCCGACCGCGGCTTGCGTGCCTACTTGTTCAGGTAGTCATCCGGCTGCCTCTCGACCGGGCTCTGCCGCCCTCCGTCGGGCTCGCGGAAGTAGAACCCGCCGAACATCCCGCCGAAACTCGGCGCGTTGTACACGTACGAGGCCTCCAGCGCCTTGTCGATGCGCACCGCCGCCTCGGCCAGGTGGGCGCTCGTGTATGGATCAATCCGTGAGGCCCCGTCGCCCTCGTTCACGGACTTGATCTTCCCGCGGATCTCCTTGAGTTTCGCCACCGCAAGGTTCGAGATCGGCTTGCTCGAAGCCCCGTACATCGTGCCGGGGAAGGTCAGGTCGATCAGCCGGTCCAGGTGCTCGCGCTGCAGGTTCCGCCGCAGCGACGACACCATCGGCTGGCGCGAGGTGAACTTGCCCGACGGCTTCGTGTACACCTCCGTCCAGATCGCCGACGACACCGCGTCCATCAGCTCCGGCAGCGTCAGCGCGTCCTGGTCCGCCGGGATCCGGAACTCGTTGTCGTACACCCGCTTGAGCGTCGTCGGGTTCAGCATCATCGTCAGCACCGACGCCTGAATGCCCATCACGCGGTCGTGCACCGGCCACGTCGCGTCCTCCATGATCGAGCCCATGCCGCCGTCGTCCCACCACTTGTCCACGGTCATGTACTTCAGCAGGTCCGCGTTCAGCCCGAACGCCTCGTCTGTGAACGTGTTCTCGATCAGGAACTTCATCGCCGCCCGCTGCTTCGCCGCGGGGACCACGTCGATCGGGGCGCGGCCGTTCGGGTCGCCCTTCTTGTCGCGGTACACGTGCGCCCCGCCCACCCAGCGCGACATCATCGCCAGCATCTGGGTCTGCGTGCTCAGCGAGATCGCGTACCCGCGCCGGGCCTTCGACCACGACTGCCCTTCCTTCACGAACTTGTCCGTGATCTTCGCCCGCAGCGCCTTCACCAGCTTCATCCGCGACGCCGCGAAGTCCAGTGGGTCCGCCGAGAAGTCGTACCGCTGCGCCAGCGGGTCGGGCCCGAACGTGTCTTCGTCCGTCCCGAACTGGTGCTCCGGGTCCGCCACCGTCTCCAGCACCTTCTTCGGGTCGCCCGACGTGTAGCCGTACTCGATCGCCCAGAAGTCGTACGGGCCGATGTTCGACATGTTGTAGTCGCCCTGGATCGGGCCGTCGTCCATGTTGATGTTCACCGGCGTGTAGTCCATCACCGACGTCGTGAACGGCTTCTTCCCCTTGAACTCGTCGGAGTTGATCTGCTTGAGCGTGTACGCCGACGACGCCTTGAAGTTGTGACGCAGCCCCAGCGTGTGGCCCACCTCGTGCGCCACCAGGTCCGCCAGCGCCGGGCCCACGAACCACTCGGGGATCCCGTCGAGCGTCTCTTCCTTCTCCTTCTCTTTGTCCTTGTCCTTCTTCTCGTCCTTCTTCGCGTCCTTCGCCTCGGCCTCGTCCTCCGGCGGGTCGTTCAGCATGTCCATGATCATCATGTTCATGCCCATCAGCGCCATGTCGTTGGCCTTCCCCTGCGCCGCGAGGCACAGGCCGTTCACCTGCGACACGCGCCCCTTGAGCCCGTCGAACTCCTGCTGGCCCAGCATGTCCTGCGGCGTCTGCGCCGCCGGGTGCCCGCCGTACCGCACCACCCCGCGCGACGCCCGCTGCGCCAGCAGGTAGTCACGCTCCCCGGGGGGCGCCATCCGCACCCGCGGGTCCCAGTTCGGATGGCTGTCCAGCCACGCGATCGTCTCAGGCGTGAACGCCTCCATCGCCGTCGACGCCGGGATCAGCTCGTTGGTCGTGTACCAGAAGTACCGGATCCACCCGTCCGTCAGCACCACGTCCGCGTCCAGGATCTCCCCCGTCAGCGGATTCACGCGCGACGGACCGATCGCCGTCCCCACGTCGTTCGTCAGCCACCGGATGAAGTTGTACCGCACATCCTCCGGGTCCTTGTCCATGTTCGCGCCGCTCGCCTTGTCCTGGTACCGGACCTCGATCGCGTCGCGGATCCCGACCTTCTCGAACGCCGCGTTCCAGTAGTCGATCCCCTGCTTCACGTACGCCCGGTACCGCACCGGCACCGTGTGCTCCACGTAGAACACGATGGGCTCTTTCGGCGGGCTCAGCTTCAACTTCGGGTCCCGCTTCTCCAGGGACCACCGGTTCACATACCGCACCCACTTCTCGTCGTCCCGGAACTTTCCAAGGTCCCGGTACACCGTCGTGAAGTACCCGATCCGCTCATCCGCCGCCCGCGGCTGGTACCCCGGGGTCCCCTCCATCAGGCTCACCGAGTAGTGGAACTGCTTCAGCCGCCCGCCCGCCGTCGGTAACTCGTACGAGATCTCCACGTTCTTCGGGAACGCCTTCGCCTCCTTCACCACCGCCAGGTTCGCGTTCGCGCCCGCGGCCGAGTAGCCGAAGAACTTCTGCGCCTGCCCCGCCATCAGCGCCTTGAGATCGATCACCGGCTGCCCGCTCGGGCCCATGCACACGATCGGCACGTCCAGCACCACCCGGTCCGTGAACAGCCGCTCCACCCCGGACTTGGACTCCTGGTCCCCCGTCGACCGCGTCGCGATCTCAGGCTCGATCAACGCCAGCCGCTTGTCGAACCGCTTCCAGTAGCAGTACAACTCCCCCGCCTGCAGCCCCGCGTACGACTCCCCCGATGCCACCGTCAGCGCGATGAAGTGCCGCTGGTTCTCGAAGCCCCGCGGCAGCTCCGCCAGCATCGAGCCGTCCTTCTCCTTCACCCACAGCGTGTAGAACGACTTCTCCCCGTCCGCCGTCGACACCACCTTGGTGAAGTCCTTCGACACGTCGGCAAACTTGGGAAACTCCGGCTTCTCCTCCGCCGGGGACTTGGAATCCGGTGCCGGCTGGGCCACCGCAACAGTGAGAGGCATCGAGATGCAAAGACCTGCCGCGGCAATCAACGCGCACAGGGAGGCGGAAGACCGAACCATGCTGCTCATACGGACTCCTTCGTAGAAGAATCGTGGACGCCATCGGGCCGCCCGGGACAGAACCGCCGCGGGCTGGACCCTGGCCTCATTGCGCAAGCCTCGCCCCGGCTTCATCTTACGAATCCGACACCCGGGGGTTCTCCGGAGATACCGATCCGGCCCGCGGAAGTTTCACGCCCCCGGCGGCCATGACCCGCCCGCGGCGACCCCGTAGATCGGCCCGCCAGCCCGCCAGAGGCGAAGATCCGCCCCTCCCCGCACTCCCTAAACAGGGTATGGGGCCCGCATCGCCAAGATCAGCACCAACGTGATCGTCGCAAACGCCACGAACGAAAGTTGGAACGGCCGGTCCCGCATCGCCAGTTCGGTCGGATCGTCGTAGTCCCCCCGCTCCAAGATCACGATGCACCGCAGGAGGCAGTACGTCGCCGGCACCATGGTGATCCACAGCAGGTTCACCCCCCCGCCCACCCGCACGCCATCCCACGCCAGCACGTAGTCCGATTCGTGAGCGGTTACATACCCCGCATACGTAATCAGCGTCGCAACCCCCGTCACCACCACCATCATCCGCAGCAATTCATCGGTGTACGCCGATTGCACCGCCCGCACCGTCGACGCCGCCTCGGCCGATCCCATCGTCCTTCGCTCGCCCAACCGCTTCCCAAACGCCAGGAACATCGCCAGGAACAGCGTGCTGTTCAGCAGCCACGACGACGGCACTACCCCGACCGCCGCGCACCCGCCGAACACCCGGATCACGAACCCCAGCGACAGCCCCATCACATCCGCCAGCACCACGTGCTTGAGCCACATCGAGTACAGGTTTACGTTCACCACGTACGCCACCACCCACAGCCCCACGCCCCACATCGCCTCCGCCGTCGGCAGCATCGCCACCGCGGCCACCGCGCCCACGAGCAGAGCCA comes from Phycisphaeraceae bacterium and encodes:
- a CDS encoding zinc-dependent metalloprotease; its protein translation is MSSMVRSSASLCALIAAAGLCISMPLTVAVAQPAPDSKSPAEEKPEFPKFADVSKDFTKVVSTADGEKSFYTLWVKEKDGSMLAELPRGFENQRHFIALTVASGESYAGLQAGELYCYWKRFDKRLALIEPEIATRSTGDQESKSGVERLFTDRVVLDVPIVCMGPSGQPVIDLKALMAGQAQKFFGYSAAGANANLAVVKEAKAFPKNVEISYELPTAGGRLKQFHYSVSLMEGTPGYQPRAADERIGYFTTVYRDLGKFRDDEKWVRYVNRWSLEKRDPKLKLSPPKEPIVFYVEHTVPVRYRAYVKQGIDYWNAAFEKVGIRDAIEVRYQDKASGANMDKDPEDVRYNFIRWLTNDVGTAIGPSRVNPLTGEILDADVVLTDGWIRYFWYTTNELIPASTAMEAFTPETIAWLDSHPNWDPRVRMAPPGERDYLLAQRASRGVVRYGGHPAAQTPQDMLGQQEFDGLKGRVSQVNGLCLAAQGKANDMALMGMNMMIMDMLNDPPEDEAEAKDAKKDEKKDKDKEKEKEETLDGIPEWFVGPALADLVAHEVGHTLGLRHNFKASSAYTLKQINSDEFKGKKPFTTSVMDYTPVNINMDDGPIQGDYNMSNIGPYDFWAIEYGYTSGDPKKVLETVADPEHQFGTDEDTFGPDPLAQRYDFSADPLDFAASRMKLVKALRAKITDKFVKEGQSWSKARRGYAISLSTQTQMLAMMSRWVGGAHVYRDKKGDPNGRAPIDVVPAAKQRAAMKFLIENTFTDEAFGLNADLLKYMTVDKWWDDGGMGSIMEDATWPVHDRVMGIQASVLTMMLNPTTLKRVYDNEFRIPADQDALTLPELMDAVSSAIWTEVYTKPSGKFTSRQPMVSSLRRNLQREHLDRLIDLTFPGTMYGASSKPISNLAVAKLKEIRGKIKSVNEGDGASRIDPYTSAHLAEAAVRIDKALEASYVYNAPSFGGMFGGFYFREPDGGRQSPVERQPDDYLNK
- a CDS encoding UbiA family prenyltransferase — encoded protein: MIGRFVRLARPTQWAKSAFVLVGPFYGYSSLADRPGAWKPVAFAAGLAAVAFALVSSASYVVNDILDAPADRSHPRKRNRPIASGEVSPGQAAGFALALLVGAVAAVAMLPTAEAMWGVGLWVVAYVVNVNLYSMWLKHVVLADVMGLSLGFVIRVFGGCAAVGVVPSSWLLNSTLFLAMFLAFGKRLGERRTMGSAEAASTVRAVQSAYTDELLRMMVVVTGVATLITYAGYVTAHESDYVLAWDGVRVGGGVNLLWITMVPATYCLLRCIVILERGDYDDPTELAMRDRPFQLSFVAFATITLVLILAMRAPYPV